One genomic region from Argentina anserina chromosome 2, drPotAnse1.1, whole genome shotgun sequence encodes:
- the LOC126784617 gene encoding myb-related protein 308 → MGRSPCCEKAHTNKGAWTKEEDDRLIAYIRAHGEGCWRSLPKAAGLLRCGKSCRLRWINYLRPDLKRGNFTEEEDELIIKLHSLLGNKWSLIAGRLPGRTDNEIKNYWNTHIRRKLLTRGIDPATHRPLNETTTQDSATTTTISFAASSAIIKEEDQKTSTSVGIVGSKVDSLNPVQEKCPDLNLELRISPPSQPKPAESFKSGGRGFCFSCSLGLKDSKSCSSCGIDNIGATSAGTSNIAYDFLGLKNGVLDYRSLEMK, encoded by the exons ATGGGGAGGTCTCCTTGTTGTGAAAAGGCTCACACGAACAAAGGAGCTTGGACCAAAGAAGAGGATGATCGCCTCATTGCTTATATCCGAGCTCACGGCGAAGGCTGCTGGCGTTCCCTCCCCAAAGCCGCGGGGCTTCTTCGCTGCGGCAAGAGCTGCAGGCTGCGCTGGATCAACTACCTCAGACCGGACCTCAAGCGCGGCAATTTcactgaagaagaagacgagcTCATCATCAAGCTACACAGTCTCCTTGGCAACAA ATGGTCTTTGATTGCTGGGAGACTGCCGGGAAGAACAGACAATGAGATAAAGAATTACTGGAACACCCATATAAGAAGGAAGCTTTTGACAAGAGGGATTGACCCTGCAACTCACAGACCACTCAATGAAACAACTACACAGGATTCTGCGACCACCACCACTATCTCTTTTGCTGCTTCTTCTGCTATTATCAAAGAAGAAGACCAGAAAACCAGCACCAGTGTTGGGATTGTGGGCAGCAAGGTCGACTCACTAAACCCAGTTCAAGAAAAGTGTCCAGATTTGAATCTTGAGCTTAGAATTAGTCCTCCTAGTCAGCCCAAGCCAGCTGAGTCTTTCAAGAGTGGAGGAAGGGGTTTCTGCTTTTCTTGCAGTTTGGGATTAAAGGACTCCAAGAGTTGCAGTAGCTGTGGGATTGATAATATTGGTGCTACAAGTGCTGGCACTAGTAATATTGCTTATGATTTCTTGGGATTGAAAAATGGGGTGTTGGATTACAGAAGCTTGGAGATGAAATGA
- the LOC126784614 gene encoding L-ascorbate peroxidase 3-like: MAPPVVDKDYLKEVDKARRDLRALISNRNCAPIMLRLAWHDAGTYDAKTKTGGPNGSIRNEEEYTHGSNSGLKKAVDFCEEVKSKHPKITYADLYQLAGVVAVEVTGGPTVDFTPGRRDSKISPKEGRLPDAKRGAPHLKDIFYRMGLSGKDIVALSGAHTLGRAHPERSGFDGPWTQEPLKFDNSYFVELLKGESEGLLKLPSDTALLDDAEFRKFVELYAKDEEAFFRDYAESHKKLSELGFTSSSAKIITKDSTVLAQGAVGVTVCAAVVILGYLYEARKRM; this comes from the exons ATGGCGCCGCCGGTCGTTGACAAAGACTACCTCAAAGAAGTCGATAAGGCTCGCCGTGATCTCCGCGCTCTCATTTCCAATAGAAACTGCGCTCCGATCATGCTCCGACTAgc GTGGCACGATGCTGGTACTTACGATGCGAAGACGAAGACCGGTGGGCCTAATGGTTCGATTAGGAACGAGGAGGAGTATACTCATGGTTCCAATAGTGGATTGAAGAAGGCTGTTGATTTTTGCG AGGAAGTGAAGTCTAAGCATCCAAAGATTACTTATGCAGATTTATACCAG CTCGCTGGTGTTGTTGCTGTTGAGGTCACTGGAGGGCCCACTGTTGATTTTACTCCTGGAAGGAGG GATTCAAAAATTTCTCCCAAGGAAGGACGACTTCCAGATGCCAAAAGAG GTGCACCACATCTGAAGGACATCTTCTATCGAATGGGGCTATCTGGCAAGGATATTGTTGCCCTCTCTGGGGCGCATACGctg GGAAGGGCACATCCTGAGAGATCTGGTTTTGATGGTCCTTGGACTCAGGAACCTCTGAAGTTTGATAACTCATACTTCGT AGAATTGCTGAAAGGAGAATCAGAGGGACTTCTGAAACTGCCATCAGATACAGCTCTATTAGATGATGCTGAGTTCCGTAAATTTGTTGAGTTATATGCAAAG GATGAGGAAGCATTTTTCAGAGATTATGCTGAATCACATAAGAAGCTATCTGAGCTTGGATTTACTTCAAGTTCCGCCAAAATTATTACAAAGGATAGCACCGTACTGGCACAAGGCGCAGTTGGAGTTACAGTTTGTGCTGCTGTTGTGATCCTGGGTTACCTATATGAAGCTCGCAAAAGAATGTAG